A segment of the Fibrobacter succinogenes subsp. succinogenes S85 genome:
GAACCTATCAGGAGGGGAGCAATGATAAAGTCGTTTCAGGATTTACCTTTCCAACCATTCTCAACACTCTAAATATACCAAATTGATAGGGGTCCGATTCTTTCGTTTTTCTTATTTCTTCACTTAATAAAATTTACCGTTCTTACCTTTTACTACCAATCATAAATTTCACTTTACAATAACCAGCAAAACGATAAGAACAAAGTAATTCTACTCTTCTCTGAAGATGATTTTGCACTTCGGAACGAAACGGAAACCACCGCGACGATGACGTTCGATTTCGAAGTACTTCTTCACACCTTCACTCGGATGTTCCGGATCGTCAGAGCCATTGATATGCAATGACGCGGTTCAACCTGCTCTCGAAGTTCGGACGGAGCGGGTCCATGCAGATAGCCGGATCGCGTTTGATTTCGCGGTTTTCATATTCTTCACGACCAGTCACAGTGTATTCGCGGAGCAAGTTGCGGAGGATTCGAGCCGGAACGTTACGCATGAGGTGCTTGCTGTTCACGGAGATGGAATCATCGCTCTTGTAGTACACGATCGTGACGGAATCGTTCATGGCATCGAGGAGCTGTTCGTGAGCTTTCTGGATCGGAGCCCAGGCAGCAAATTCCTGCTTCACGACAGAGCTCATGAGCTTGAGGAACGGTTCGGAAGCATTCACGTTTGCCTTGAAGTTGAACTCGAGAACGTAAGCCGGAGCGCCGTAGTAGCAATCCTTTTCGATGAGGATAGCGCCGGTCTTCGGGTCGCGGATGTCGGTCAAAGAGCGGACGCAACCAATGCTCTTTTCAACATCGTTCTTCCAGTCAAGGTTGTGTTCCTTGATGCAATCTTCAAATGTTGCATGACGGCCAACAAGTTCACCCTTGATGTACACACCGCCGTCTTCCTTCATTTCGGCGGGGACACGATTTTCAAGAGCTTCTATAAACGAGGTCTGCGTGGCGAGGTAGCTAATGTGTTCGTATGCAGGCGTGTTCAAGAGGAGAGGTCCAATGTTGATCATGCTGCGGATCCAACGCATCGGGTTCGCAGCGAGGACACCCGGAGTCTCGAACTGGAACGTGAAGTCCACCCTGCGGTTGCCGTCAATAACATCGTTACGGAGGATGCTAGCCTTCGTAAGGAACGGGTAACGTTTCGGAATGATTTCCAAGCAGAGTTCGCGAGCATCTTCAGCAGAGTAGAACGAAGAGACGAACGGCAAGTAGGAGCGGAGAACGCTACGAGCAGGGACGGCTTCAAATGCGGCGCAACGCTTCACAATGCGTTCAATGAATTCATCAGGATTTTCACCGCGTTCGTACAACCACGCGACGATGTTGTCCATTATGAAACGGTAAGCGCTTTCATCTACGTATGAATCTTCGAAGTACAAATCATTTAGAAGTTTCACGTTGAATCGTGAATCTCGTTTGACCAAGGTCAAAATGTCCTTGACCGGGTAAGACATCAGTAATTCAATGTGTGCTAGCTGAAGGAATAGATTTGAAACCATTTCACTCACCTCACTTGTTCATAAAAATTCATTAGCTATATTTATAATATAGCAATCAAATATTAAAAAGTATATACAAATAGCTACATATAAAAGCGAAAATGGCTGAAATTCACCTTTTATCCGATGAAATCATCAATAAAATTGCTGCTGGCGAGGTCATTGAGCGCCCTGCATCGGCTGTCAAGGAACTTATAGAGAACGCAATCGACGCCGGAGCAACCCGAATTCAAGTCCAGATTGAACAAGGTGGAAAGAAAAAAATCCAGGTCACAGACAACGGTAAAGGCATGGGTGCCGCCGATTTGGACCTGTGCTACCTTCGTCATACTACATCCAAACTAACAAATGCTGACGACTTATTTCACCTCCATACAAATGGTTTCCGTGGTGAAGCAGTCGCCTCTATCGCTGCCGTTTCGAAGCTGACCATCACAAGCGCCACTCAAGAAGGCGAAAGCGGCCGCATCATCGTGAAGGGTGGCGAAGTTATCGAAAAAGAAGATATTCAGGCAAGCCGTGGCACCACGTTCCTTGTAGAAGACCTGTTCTACAACACGCCCGTGCGACGCACGTTCCTCGGCAGTGAAACGTCCGAGTGCTCCCGCATTTTAGACATTGTCCTAAAGACCGCCATTTCGCACCCGGAAATTCGCTTTGACTATAAAGTAGGCGACAGGACCGTCTTTACCGGCGTTCCCGGAGAGCTCCGCAGTCGCATCGCCGAAGCCATCGGCTCCAAGGTCGCGAAGGGTTTACTCCCCGTTGATTACACCGAAGCGGGCGTCCATGTGACTGGCTACATTTCGCCCACGACAGAGACAAACGGCAAACGCAACCACCAGTTCCTTTTCATGAGGAACCGCCCCATTGAAAACAAGATGGTGAGCAAGGCTGTATCGCAAGCGTACGAGCCGTATGGAGCGCAGTGCAAGCCCGTAACGGTACTGTTCTTGGACATGCCGGACATGGAATTCGACATCAACATACACCCGGCCAAGCGCGAAGTCCGTTTCGCCAACGGGAACTTGGTGTTCCTCGTCGTGACGCACGCCATCCGCGATACGTTTACTAAGGATTTGGAAGCGCACTCCCCCATCATCGACTTGAGCGATGAATTTATGGGAGGCACAACACCGGCTTCACAGACGACGCCAGCGCAACCCGCGATGCCTGAAACGCCCGCACAGCCGCAAAACGACTTGCCGTGGGAAAATCCGTTCCAGCAGGCAAAACCATACGCGGCAGCATCCCAACAGCCAATACAACAGCAAGCTCGGCCGAGTTTCGCAAGCAAGCCTTACGCTCAACCGGCAAAACCGGTGAACTCGCTTTCGGACAAAAAGTCTAAATACGACGTAAGCGACGACGTTCAGGACCTCTTTTCGCTCCCTGAATATGGCAAGATTATTTCACTGGAACCCGACCATTCTAAGCCCGCACCTCCTCCCGAGACGCCGTGGGCGCCGCCTTCGTTCTTCCAGATTGCAAACACGTACATCGCCGGCGAAGATTCCAACGGTCTCTTGATTATCGACCAGCACGCCGCCCACACGCGAGTGCTCTTTGAACAGGCAATGGAATCGCTCCAGAACAACATCATGCAGGATAGCCAGGAACTTCTGTTCCCGGAACTCATCGACCTTTCCAAGCAAGAGAAAGAAATCTTCCGAAATGTCGATGAGCAATTGCGCAAGCTCGGATTCTTTGTCGAGCCGTTTGGCGGAGATACCTACCAGATCCGCTCTATTCCAAGCGCTCTCCCGCTTTCGCGTGCCGCCAAAGCGGTTCACGACTTCTTGAACGATGTTGACGAAAACGACACCAAGAATGATATGGTCAAGTTCCAGGAAGCGATTGCGAAATCCTGGGCAAAGACGAACGCATACCAGGCAGGCGACAAGCTCAAGCCCGAAGAAATCACGGCACTCGTCGGCCAGTTAATGATCACGCAGGATCCGCTCAAGTCCCCATTCGGGAGTCCGACGCTAATGCGTTTAACTCTTGAGGAACTGAGCAAGAAATTCAGACACTAGTTCGCTAGAAGTCTTACCGACATCCAGAGCCTTGCGGAGACGCAAGGCTATTTCGTCTGCGGATCCAATATCTTGTTGGAAAAGCGCTTCAACAATCGCATCGGCCATGCGGTCGTTCAGCTTATGGCGAATGATGAATTCCGGAGTCACGCCACAGCCAAAAATTGCATTCGGAAGCGACAGGAATTCGGACTTGACCATGAACTTACCCATCGCGTATGTGAGGAAATCCGGCACAATGCAGGCCGCAAACGGAATTCCAACACAAGCCATTTCAAGCGTACTCGTTCCAAACGAGGTAAGCGCCGCGGAATATGCCGAATAGAAATTCAAGCGTTCGCTAATAATCTTTGGCGCGACAACAACCTTCAGCCAGCTCGGCAAATGCCCATCATAAAGTTTTTCGAGCGCGACCAAAAGAGGCACTTCCAAATGCTCACGCGAAGCAACGACAATCACATCCGGGAGCGGTCCCGAATTACGTTCCGCCCACACATTGCGATACCTTTCAGCAACCGTTACAAAAGATGGCAAGTTGCGCAGAGCGCTATCACGGCGGCTTCCCGGCAAAAGCAACATGTCAGACCGAGGTTCAACTTGATCGTAAACCCAGCCCGCAATCGGATGCTTGATACGAACCGTTTCCACGCCCATCTGCTGATAAGCCTTTGCTTCGATATCAAAGAACACCGCCAAACGGATATTGTTAGCTTGCTTAAAGAGGCTTGCCCGCTTGGACTTCCAGGCCCAAATTTGCGGAGGCGCCACATAAAGCATGGGCTTTCCCCACTTTTTAGCAAGGCGCGCAAGCTTCATGTTAAAACCAGGATAGTCAATCGCCACAATGCCAAGGCATTTCTTGGATTCAGCGGCATCGCTCAAGACTTCAAAAACGTTCTTTAACGAGAAATACTTCGGCACTACATCGCCCACCCCCGAAACCGGGAGATCATTGTAGTCCCACAAGGGCTGGAGCCCTTTCTCCTGCATCAACGGACCGCCAAGGCCAATAACCTTAAAGCCCTGCTGCACGGCAGTCGATACCATCTCGGCGCCAATCATGTCGCCGGAATCCTCCCCTGCACAGAAGAGGATATAAGGAGAATTTTCTTCGTTAACGTTTTGCACGATTCGATACCCAAACCTTCAGAGCGCCTAAATCTGTTTTAAGCCACTGCAACAATTCCTGAGTATATACAACTTTATATTTTTTCAGGA
Coding sequences within it:
- the mutL gene encoding DNA mismatch repair endonuclease MutL, encoding MAEIHLLSDEIINKIAAGEVIERPASAVKELIENAIDAGATRIQVQIEQGGKKKIQVTDNGKGMGAADLDLCYLRHTTSKLTNADDLFHLHTNGFRGEAVASIAAVSKLTITSATQEGESGRIIVKGGEVIEKEDIQASRGTTFLVEDLFYNTPVRRTFLGSETSECSRILDIVLKTAISHPEIRFDYKVGDRTVFTGVPGELRSRIAEAIGSKVAKGLLPVDYTEAGVHVTGYISPTTETNGKRNHQFLFMRNRPIENKMVSKAVSQAYEPYGAQCKPVTVLFLDMPDMEFDINIHPAKREVRFANGNLVFLVVTHAIRDTFTKDLEAHSPIIDLSDEFMGGTTPASQTTPAQPAMPETPAQPQNDLPWENPFQQAKPYAAASQQPIQQQARPSFASKPYAQPAKPVNSLSDKKSKYDVSDDVQDLFSLPEYGKIISLEPDHSKPAPPPETPWAPPSFFQIANTYIAGEDSNGLLIIDQHAAHTRVLFEQAMESLQNNIMQDSQELLFPELIDLSKQEKEIFRNVDEQLRKLGFFVEPFGGDTYQIRSIPSALPLSRAAKAVHDFLNDVDENDTKNDMVKFQEAIAKSWAKTNAYQAGDKLKPEEITALVGQLMITQDPLKSPFGSPTLMRLTLEELSKKFRH